The genomic stretch AGGAGCCCCAGCGTCCACAAAAGAGTTCTTTCAGTGTTAAGTCCAGAAGAGCAAGAGTGGTGCAATACTCACCAGAGCAAGTGGGGAGGGTGAAGACCTCACTTGGGTCCACTCAGAGGTTTCAGGCCAGACTGAGGAGAACCCACTGCTGGCCCCCACACTGGGAAGCAGCAATTCCTGGCCTTGTCACAGGGACCTGCTACATTCCTGTGTCAGTGCGCTCAGCAGTTTAGTGACTGAGCATGGGtggtaaactaaaaaaataaaaataaaaattattttcttaaaagtgtgAACTTTACActtattctatattttcttttttaaaaagattttatttatttttagagagggaagggtgagagaaagagagaaacatcaatgtgcagttgctgggggccatggcctgcaacccaggcatgtgccctgactgggaatcgaacctgcgatgctttggttcacagcccacgctcaatccactaagctatgtcagccagggcttattctatattttccaataaaaacGTGCCTCTTAGATTAAGATACTTTCCAGTATCATTCATCTCATTTCTGCTCACTTGATTATTGGTTTTTCCAAATCTTGCAACCACTCCATCCAGCCCTTCTCTTTCTGATGGTAAACTCTCACAGACTCCAAGTAACAAGGAAAGAGATCTAAAGTTGGGAGCTGTCAAGCTgtgtttgaatcccagctctcccTCCTAATTGCTGTGAGAATTTGGGCAAATAATTTAGTTGCTCTAAaagtgtttcttcatttgtttattaatgTATAATACATTTGGAAACCTCTAACAGGTACTGTCACAGAACAGATGTAAGATAAAATTACacaattaaacattttaagttactttttaaaatttataagctACAGTAAGAGTTTTTAGtacagtatttgttttctttgctacAAATGATTCAGCTgattacaaaattataattacTATACATATCATAAGTTACTGGGTATCTTAAAAACACTGTCATTTTACATCACGCTGAGAATTCTGGTGACAGCAAGGAGTGACAAAGCTGGCACAGGACCCTAGCACTTCGGACTTCatcacctcctcctcttctccccagtaGTCTTAGCTACTGTAGATACACCCCAGTACTCCAGATGAATCAGTATGTAATCAGAACCCAACTGTGCACCAGGGTCATGGCCTTTCCAAAAGTAGTTCTGGGACTTATGCAACCTAAGGTAAATGCCTGGGTGTTGGTGTCCCTAAAATTTAAGCCACATTCAGCAAGTTCCATGAAAGTTCTATGACATTAGAGATGGTGTCCCAAGAAGGAGCTCAGCTTGATGGTCCCTTCCCTGACTTAGCCAAATATAGTTAATGACATAAAACCAAGAACAAAACAACCTAGGTTTTGTGTTAACATCCAACTTTGTGATAGGTGTTACTgttatggtttttattatgtaatGCATGGGGAGTAATAATCATTCCGTATGATGCTTAGTAAGTTGTAAGCACTAGGAACTCAGTCCGTTAGCAGAGAATAACAGGAGCTAGGTAGCCTAGGAAAATATGAATTTTGGTATTAGGCCTAGGTTTGAATCCAACTATGCCTGAAGTTACTTAATCTTCTGGGAACATAGTTTCTTCAggtgaacaaaagagaaaatactgtGAATTAAAATAGGTAAAGTGTATTTTGATTACATAAGTGGCCAAAACATGGCACCCATTGTTATAAGTTTGCATACCTGTATGCTGCTAGTAATGTCATAACTGTAAATGCTGTCAAATTCTGTCAAAGAAAGGCATCATCCTTGACAAGTATCACAAATAATGAAGTTCAGGTAGGAACAAAGTTCCTTTATATAATCACCTTATCAATTGACTGCTACTCCCTTTTAAGAAGTTTCCAAACAGTTCCAGTGAAAACCAGGGGCAAATATTGTGCCCTGTGATCGCAAGAATCCATATACAATGCAGTGAGCATGTGCATCCCATCATCTGTAACAAGCTTACCTTGGGTGTTTTATTAACCTCAATACTGAGATTTATGGGATTTTTTTAGACCACCACCACAgcatcataaaataattttatctttgaatatCACCATTGTGATGATCTTTTGATGTGTCAATTTGTGTAGGCTGCATAGCAGTTATCCCATCAAACATTAATCtaggtgttgctgtgaaggtgTTTTGTAGATAAGGTTAGAATCCATAATCAGTCCACATTAAGGAAGATTATCCTAGATAATCTGGTGGGCCTGATTCAGTCTGTTGAAAGGTCTTAGAGGCAGGACTGAGGCTTctttgaggaagaagaaattcCACCTGTGCAAGCAGCTTCGGTTTGTGCCTGTGGTTTCCAGCCTGCTCTCTCTGATGTCCCGCCCCTCAGATCTCCGATTTGTCCAGCCAGCCCCACAGCCATGTAAGCCAATTCTTGCAACAGATCTAATAAATGTCTTCTACTAGTCCTGTTTCTCTGATTAAACACTGATAGAGGTAGTAAATTTGTCTCTTTTCTTATTGCTTTAAATCTGACTGCACCTTGATACTTAAGGTAGAAATTGCTCCTAAAGGTTCTCTTTATTATGAATAAACTGAGTGGGGTAGATCATTTTCATGGTAGATgtgaaaatgcttttagtttaaCATGTTTCTCTATTTTGCTGTCTCTTTCTTACCTTTTTGTTTCAGAAGAAACTGTTAAATATAGATTCAATGACAACCTTCTTTTGTAAATCAACCTTCTATTGTaactcaaaataaaagaaatatatttagccctggctggtgtggttcagtggattgagtgctggtctgtgaaccaaagggtcacttgtttgttttccagccacggcacatgcctgggttgtgggccaggtccctagtaggcgGCAtgggagaggtaaccacacattgatgtttctcttcctctttctctcttccttcccctctccttatttatttaaaataaataaataaaatcttcatttaaaaaaaagaaatatagttaGCTATTACATATGagtgaaaaagggaaaataaaattgcatgCCTGACTGGATAAACAACAAACTCTTATATACAAATAAGTGTAATTTCCTAtaaattgaaaagattttattttaattatattttattctgtgtcctattacagttgtcccagttttttcctctttgtccccttccacccagccctccccagtccctcaggcaatccccaaatcattgtccatgtgcatgggtcatgcatatgtttTTGACTACTCTTACCTATGCTTGctttatattcccatgactattctgtaactaccgatttgtacttctttcttggtcccttcacattttttgcccatcccccaacacacacacacattctgggAACTATcatatgttctctgtatctttgaatgtttctgttgttttttagaATCGATTGTTGATagatgtatttattgccattttattgttcacatttctgatcttcttaaagaagaccctctaacatttcatttaatactggtttggtgctGATGAAGACTCTTTAATACTTACACCCTTAAAGAAgatcatttaacatttcatataatactggtttcaTACAatactcctttagctttgtcttgtctgggaagcttttaaaatgcccttcaattctaaatgatagctttgctgggtagagtaataacttctggctgtaaaacccagtAAGAATTAAGGCTATGGAAGGCAGAAACTTCTGGCATCTCAGGCAGAACCTCTTAAAGGGTCCAcatacagacttactcagacttgctcccactgagctccagcaTAGGGGTGGCAGATTGACAGGCACCAGAGACACACCAGAAGAGAATTGTCCGGCATCAGCACAAGAAGCATGGACAGCTTTCTCCCCGAGACAAGTGCTGGCACTGACCATTgtgccttttctgagccctccctccacagagtcatagagctggcaggcaggcatcATATCTGAGATTCCCATCAACCTGATTCACACTGTTTACTCTACACTGGTGATTCCCTAAAGCCCTCCCCCACCtgactttcaggcccacccaagctgtttccagtggcttttccatatgaatggcttctCCTGGCCCattcttcagattttcctaaattctttcaaacaagcaacatgtTTTCAGCAAGCCCtgagccccatacctcttgctaagttgccccaggcccagcactagcagccgCCAACCTTGGTTCACAGCATGGCCTTGTCTGGGCACCTACAAGTCCAGCACAACCAGCAGTCATCTATGTATCATTTTGTAGCTTattctgtgtgaccctggacaaaaAAGTCAGTGGCTGACCATGGATGtaccaacagtaatcaaggcttaactacaaaAGGAGAGTGTACACAGCTCACAGAGTGGGTACGtcctgagtacccagcttgggtaatagaaaaggctgtgccactggaccctacagcaCACCAACTACATGAGGCCATGTTACCAACCCTGGAAGAggcagcagctctacctaatacatagaaacaaacacagggaggttttgaaaatgaggaaacaaagaaacatggcgcaaatgaaagaacagaacaaaactccagaaaaagaactaacaaaatggagacaatctaCTATATGcagaaacactggttataaggatgctgaaggaactcagtggggacctcaacagcattaaaaaaatccaatcagaaaagaaggatacactaattgaaataaagaacaatttaccctggctggtgtagctcagtggatggagcgcgggctgggaaccaaagtgtcccaggttcaattcccagcgagggtacatgcctgggttgcaggccaaaacccccaactaccgcacattgatgtttctctctctctatctctttcccatccctctctagaaataaataaataaaatcttaaaaaaaagagaacaatttacaaggaatccatagtagaatggatgaagccaagaatcaaatcaacaatttgggatataaagaagcaaatccaaacagcaagaagaaaaaagaatataaaaaaatgagaatagtgtaagaagcctctgagACAACGTTCAGCACACTAAAATTTGCATCATGGAAGTgtcagaagggaaagagaaagaacaagaaattggaaacctatttgaaaaaaaatgacagaaaactcccttaagttgaaggaaataaacacacaaatccaggagggatagagagtctcaaacaagataaacccaaagagatCCACTCCATGactcatcacaattaaaatgccaaacaaGAGAGGTTAAACGAGACCctcaaaagcaacaagagaaaatcagttaattaccaacaaaggagctcccataacaTCGTCAACTGAAATAACAATCTAATTTTAAGTGACTCAGCAGTAAAGTTTTCATAACTCTTCCAGACagaattctttaaaattgtttcttaatACTAATGATCTCTTTCCAAGTTTCATTTCATCCTTGACTACCCTGGGAATTTCTAAAACTTGAGTACAATTACACAAAGACAGGCTTTAAGAgctaatttgaaaataagaataaaaaaaagcagGATTTCAAACTAagctcaaattttaatttaacacaAAGTATTATTCATGACaatttttctaagataaaatgAAGTactcttcaaaaaagaaaaactccactttagaaatgttaaacatttattcattttcttactgGGAGCATTTGTCCTGGTTGTAGTAAGAATATGCACAAATAACCatactttttgatttctaaatattaacaGCCCAAAATTCAAAGTGACCCCCCATACAGATCAGGTactattgtaaaataaattattttaattacaaaatactaGTACCAATATATATCTAAGAAATGTATTACCATTTATCTGTAATAACAAACAAGTGTTTTGATACTTTTATTGTAAAAACTGAGTCTTCAATAAAGGCAGTTTAGAAGGACTATGgttcagaaaataatttgaattaagCAGTCCTTTAACTTAAACTAAAATCATGGAAGAATAAAATGTGAAGCAAGTGAACATTTTTCTgtgatatataatacataaatattttcatgtaaacaaaagatgaaaaaattaaatatctttgttAGCAACCAACATACACAGgtttaaaaggttattttattttcttcatgcttCCATTGAACACGACTGGTATAAGCAGAGCAATAGGAATTAGATGAACCTTCACATTCCCCTCATACCCCCCAGTAGGTCACATACAATAAAGATCTCTGTCTCAGAGAAAAGAAGATACTAGGGGAATTAGACTCCAGAAAGTCATGACTTTCAAGTATTAAGTCACTCTTTTTGCTCTACCGTGAAACAAGATCGGTTGACCAGAATTTTGCCAGATGAGGAAAGTACAGCTAATACTGGTGAGAACCAGCACTAACACGTGTGGCAGCACATTAGGCTCAATGACAAGTAGATTCTCCTCTTCATGTGGGTTACCCATGCACTAGAAGACAATGGCTTCCAACACAAAACAGACAATGTTGAAGTGGGTATATTTTCAACAGAAGCGTTTCTTGAAGCATGCCCCAGGGACCACCTGTGTCAGAATCAGCAAGCACAGTgctcaacaaaacaaaagcatgCATTCCTGGGCCCAATCCCAGATCCTCTGGGGGTCCTGGGCAGCTGCACTGTTGATGCCCCCCTGGGAACACTTAGACACATATTCATATTGAAGTTTACATATCACTACTGCAGACTATTAGGAATTTCTTTTGACCACAAATATTTCACTATGTCTTTCATGCTTCTTACCTActgaccaaaagaaaaataaaagcaaagcattTCTGATTATGTCAGTCAGTGGCAATAATTAGTAGTGgtatttattttcccctcaagAAAATATAGGGGAATAGGCAACATATGAGTCTGCACCTAAATTTTTCAAAGGTACTCCagagtacttttttaaaaactttcaaaatctATACATAATAAAAAACGCTCAAAATGATTTGTAAACTGTCATCTGATCAAGATTATCCAGTGTAAAGAGAACTGCTGGTCCTTGTCAACGAATTCGCACAAAgcctcctttcttctgttttctttcacaaaCACCGTGCATCTCAGCAGGCACTCCAGGGCTCTCACTGAATGATAGATAACACTGCCTACAAGGCTGCACAAAAGTACCTAAGAATTGCtcataaaaaatgacaaaagacgGCAAAAGCTCAGTTTCAGCTCCAACATAGGAGTCTCAAGGCCTACCACCAATATATAAGATAAATACAGAGCATGCTAATTTTCCTTAGAGAAAGTCTAAGGAAATGTACTTAATGTCTGCTTGAAATCCAGTTTATATTGAAAATGGAAAGTAGATACCCTTCTACATGCTGCTAGTATTTACCATAGTGTTTGTGTTCTATAAGATACTTACGGACACAAAATTTTTACCTGTGAAGAACTTAGGCAGAAACCAGAGGTAGGTGACTATCATCAGATGATTTCAAAACAACATGTTAAAATAACATGCTTGAGTCCAAAAAAGCTCTTTAACTGGAGAATGAGTTCCGACACTGTTTCGATTGCAACGGCAAGGTTTCCCAGGTCTTTTGTGATGTGATCCACCTGCCAAAGTCCTAACCTCTGATGACACTGTGCCACATGCTCTTCAGATGCTCGCTGTTCAGAAATAGCTAGTAAAATAAAGAGTAAAGAAGTAATGCTGGAACCAAAGAGTGAAGCTGTCCTCAACTGGGTTCTCCAAAAATCTCCACTCTCACGTGGAGGAAAGCATAGTACAGTTGGGCCAGACCTTACATCCCTTTAATCCAGCTCTCTGGCTGTATaactgaggaaacagaggcccttTTTCCCCACTGGCTCACAAAGCACTAAAATTCAGAAAAGATGCTATAAATCCATAAGTGTTCATGGTTAACTTACTTATTTATAAAGCCCATGACGTAGCCAAGAGGCTACACTTTCAGCCCTTACATACAGCCTTAGCCTGAAGCCCCATCCCTGTCAGCTACTTTACAGACCATATCAGTGGTTTAAGAGAGAAAGGGACCAAAGAAAGGGTCTGGATCACCTTGAGGGTCAGATCACAAGCAAGAAAATAATCACCTGAAACCCCAGATCTGCCCTATTACAACTTGCTCTATGCTCAGAGTGGGGCTTAGATTTGCTTCTTGGTGGCAGACTCGCCTCTGAACGCATTCCCAGACTCCAGCGCTGCTGGGGCAAGCACAGGTAACAGTGCAGTTCTGGAAGCCCCAGAACATTCAGAAACAGCTGAACAACTGGAAACCTCCAACCCCGCAAGGCCAGGACCTTCGTACAGCTGCATTTCACCTCTCTGTAATTGTTAAGTCACTCGTTTTGTAAATCAAAAAATCACCTTATTTCCTGATAGCCTCCTTTATCTAAGATTTTAAAGTTCCACTATGAAAGGGAGATTGGGagtggttttatttcattttatattccccAGACTTTCTTACAATAGTTTCACATTTCTTTTGGTAATTAAAAAGTAGAGTTATCCTTAAAAGGTTGtatagtcttaaaaaaataaaaggacatacTAAGTTCCCCCTGGCTCTGCAGCACCCACACCTGAATGACGCGTGAAACAGCACCACCCCAGGACTCGGTAAATTTGTTTTGGATTGCAGCTCCACCATTAACCTTGGGCAGAATTTTAGTCTCTAAGACTTGCTTTCTtcatcttaaaaaagaaataatacctacctcacaggatgctgtgaggataaaaaaatgcacagtgcctggcacatggtaagtgtcCAGTAAGTGGTAGGGCCTGCTGGACTCAGTGAGAACCCTTGAATAAAAGGAATCCCCTCAGCCCACAGCAGCCGCCCCTCACTGCATCCCATTTAAATCTGCAAGGGTGCTCTGTCTCCTTAACTTTGCCCTATTACTCTGAAGAATCCCTATTGTGCTTAGAAAAATTTCTACATTTCTGTTCTCTCCTTTAAAACTGCGCATGcagatgaaaaatttttttaaaactatctcCTTAGAAATGATAATGCAATGTTTCCTAAAGTACAACATGTCatgtataaaaacaaattctgaaaaACACGACTGAATTAGTTTGTACATTGTTTCTTAAAGTGCACCAAAGCAAATATTAATGACCTTCAAAATGTCACTAACCCCCTtggggtttttaaaataaaagtaaatgtttatcCACTGAGATGTATGTGGTTTTTGGCTCCAATATGATGGCAGAAAGCAGCAGTGtcttccagaagaaaaagaattaataaactcAACTAAGAACACCTGAGCAGCATACCAAACACCTACAATTCAGTGTAActgcaggctcaatgaagcacaATCCTGATTCCTACCTCCAAAACTAAGccaaccaaagaaacaaaaaccatctCCCCACCCTGAATCAAGGATTTCTCTTGAATCCTGGAGGTAACATTGGTGATCACTTCCCTTTTGTGTATCCTTGGTAACAGATTTATAACTGGTCACCATTCCTTCTTTatactgcacacacacacttacacacaaacctatgaaaaacaataaagtgtAAGTGGAACAGCCACGTGAAAGAAAATTCAGAGTCAGATAAAGAACCACCATCACCCAAAACGTCAGGCAGTTCCAACATTCACACCACCGTCCGATGCTCCCCACACACATAGACGGCACTGGGGCGTATCCGGCGCCTTGTGTGGCCAGGGAGACGCGGCAAAAACTTGAAAGACTTGGGCATCATGTCCAGGCAGGCATCGTGGAATTTCTTAATCCTCCAGTAGTAAATCAGTGGGTTCAATGCAGACTTGAGGTAGCAGAGCCAAAGCAGCCAGGTGCTAATCTCAAAAAAGTTGTGCTTATAGTAAAAGTGCTTACTGAATGTTGCCACAAGGCTGTAGGTGGTGAACGGGGCCCAGCAGATGATGAAGACAGCAAAGAGAATCAAAATGGTTGTGAAGGCACGTGTTTTAAAGCCCATGTCGATGCTCATCTGGAAGGGCCTCTGTAGACTCATGAGACCCAGTTTGCTGGCCTGGCTGAGGCATATACCCTCAGGGTAGCTATGGATCCTCAAGGCATTGTGCCGAAGAGTATTGAGTATGCCCATAAACGAGTAGAGTATCACCAGGAAGGGTATGAAGAACGAAGTAAGAGAAATCAAAATCACATAAGCCTGATATCCGGGATCGGCTGAGTATCCAAACACACACTGTGGGGCTCGGGAAGGTATCTGCAGATCAGGGTTTCCGACAGCCAAAGGGAAGGCTATACAAAAGGACGTCGCCCAAGATACGGCAATCAGAACCTTAGCCCTATATGGATTTAGCTTGTCCTGCCTCTGGACTATAATAAGGAACCTATCAAT from Phyllostomus discolor isolate MPI-MPIP mPhyDis1 chromosome 4, mPhyDis1.pri.v3, whole genome shotgun sequence encodes the following:
- the GPR63 gene encoding probable G-protein coupled receptor 63, which translates into the protein MVFSAVLTASHTGATNTTFVVYENTYANVTVPPPFQHPGIGPLLRYNSETMAPTGMSSLTVNSTAVPPTPAVYKSLNLPLQIILSAIMIFILFVSFLGNLVVCLMVYQKAAMRSAINILLASLAFADMLLAVLNMPFALVTILTTRWIFGKFFCRVSAMFFWLFVIEGVAILLIISIDRFLIIVQRQDKLNPYRAKVLIAVSWATSFCIAFPLAVGNPDLQIPSRAPQCVFGYSADPGYQAYVILISLTSFFIPFLVILYSFMGILNTLRHNALRIHSYPEGICLSQASKLGLMSLQRPFQMSIDMGFKTRAFTTILILFAVFIICWAPFTTYSLVATFSKHFYYKHNFFEISTWLLWLCYLKSALNPLIYYWRIKKFHDACLDMMPKSFKFLPRLPGHTRRRIRPSAVYVCGEHRTVV